In one window of Pseudobdellovibrionaceae bacterium DNA:
- a CDS encoding HNH endonuclease: MLKVFLDSEKLHLLKSRLNVACEQELLQLLVEEKLKATEPDTTTKLNDRANPSRRARSISPGKRAIVIKNAQHQCENCGSKYSLQIDHRVSVALGGSNHIENLRLLCRSCNQRAAIEQLGLKMMDKYINKQPPSEKV, encoded by the coding sequence ATGTTAAAGGTTTTTTTAGACAGTGAAAAACTTCATTTGTTGAAATCCCGGTTGAATGTGGCCTGCGAGCAGGAGTTGTTGCAGCTTCTCGTTGAAGAAAAACTTAAAGCCACAGAGCCCGACACAACGACAAAGCTTAATGATAGAGCAAATCCAAGTCGTCGCGCCCGAAGCATTAGCCCGGGAAAGCGGGCTATTGTGATTAAAAACGCTCAACACCAATGTGAAAACTGTGGATCAAAGTACAGTTTGCAGATTGATCATAGAGTAAGCGTGGCCCTGGGGGGCAGCAACCATATTGAAAACCTAAGGCTCTTGTGCCGATCGTGCAACCAGCGAGCTGCTATTGAACAGTTGGGACTGAAGATGATGGATAAATACATCAACAAACAACCACCCTCTGAGAAGGTCTGA